In one Sphingobium sp. MI1205 genomic region, the following are encoded:
- a CDS encoding response regulator: MTAPTIILVEDDPPLRTLTARALQEHGYQVRPASSGPEMWVAFDAGPVDLVVLDVMLPGTNGIDLCRQIRRKSDVPIIFISAKGSETDRIVGLELGADDYLPKPFGTRELIARIRAILRRVGVERGPDEHRENEARFDGWVVNFPRRELRSPTGAIVDLTGAEFDLLGSFLSHPQRVIARERLIELSRTRMGDSSDRSIDVLVSRLRRKLSLEGRTAPITTVRGVGYMFNAEVSRA; encoded by the coding sequence ATGACCGCACCCACGATCATTCTGGTAGAAGATGACCCGCCGCTGCGCACCCTGACGGCGCGGGCGCTCCAGGAACATGGCTATCAGGTCCGGCCTGCATCATCCGGTCCCGAAATGTGGGTTGCGTTCGACGCTGGCCCGGTTGACCTTGTCGTGCTCGACGTCATGCTTCCGGGCACCAACGGCATCGATCTTTGCCGCCAGATCCGCCGCAAGAGCGACGTTCCCATCATCTTCATCAGTGCCAAGGGCAGCGAGACCGATCGCATCGTCGGTCTTGAACTGGGCGCGGACGATTATCTTCCAAAGCCCTTCGGCACGCGCGAACTGATCGCCCGCATCCGCGCGATCCTGCGCCGCGTCGGCGTGGAGCGCGGGCCTGACGAGCATCGGGAAAATGAAGCGCGCTTCGACGGTTGGGTCGTCAACTTTCCCCGCCGCGAACTGCGCTCTCCCACCGGCGCCATCGTGGACCTCACGGGTGCGGAATTCGACCTGCTCGGCTCTTTCCTCAGCCACCCGCAGCGCGTGATCGCTCGCGAGCGCCTGATCGAACTGTCACGGACGCGCATGGGTGACAGTTCGGATCGCAGTATCGACGTGCTGGTCAGCCGCCTGCGCCGCAAGCTGTCCCTTGAGGGCAGGACCGCGCCGATCACGACCGTGCGGGGCGTCGGCTATATGTTCAATGCAGAGGTCAGCCGCGCTTGA
- a CDS encoding ATP-binding protein, which translates to MRLHVSRSVGLVGRLLAILLLTLTLEFAVGTLIYERAGHLSLQDDEARRLAEHLVIARKLVAEQPPSERHAMSIQLTTDRYDIHWTPASPPPPPLAPELQRMRRQIVTWEPSLEQSNLWLRLAAPGRVSQINGGLQLRDKSWLYFGMRHTGGQWTFTIGRMGLALFPLVALMVAGGMLIRRTLAPLRDLKKATEHIGLSDEVIVEEGGTSDVRDLIRAFNDMQKRIHRLITERTETLAAVGHDLRTPLSRLQLRLEAIDDAEARDAMSGDLAEMEAMIDSLLAFLGGEKNGEPLVRTDIAVTVATVVDAFQDQDADVTYDGPDHLEINAHPMLLRRAIINLVENALHYGHRAEVSVERRSDEVLIRVDDDGPGIPEDKLEEVLRPFARLDQARQRNTRGLGLGLAIVAKAVDQEDGTLTLSNRPEGGLRVEIRLPQPAAPEKRR; encoded by the coding sequence TTGAGGCTTCATGTCAGTCGGTCGGTAGGTCTTGTCGGCCGGCTTCTGGCGATCCTGCTGTTGACGCTGACCCTGGAATTCGCGGTCGGCACGCTGATCTACGAGCGTGCGGGCCATCTTTCGCTTCAGGATGACGAGGCGCGGCGGCTCGCCGAGCATCTCGTCATCGCCCGGAAGCTGGTGGCGGAGCAACCACCGTCCGAGCGGCATGCGATGTCGATCCAGCTTACCACCGACCGCTATGACATTCATTGGACCCCGGCTTCTCCGCCGCCGCCGCCGCTGGCCCCTGAACTGCAGCGGATGCGCCGTCAGATCGTCACCTGGGAACCCAGCCTGGAGCAATCGAACCTGTGGTTGCGGCTGGCTGCGCCGGGGCGCGTTTCGCAAATCAATGGCGGACTGCAACTGCGGGACAAAAGCTGGCTCTATTTCGGTATGCGCCATACCGGGGGGCAATGGACCTTCACCATCGGGCGGATGGGCCTCGCTCTCTTCCCGCTCGTCGCGCTGATGGTGGCCGGCGGCATGCTGATCCGCCGGACGCTGGCGCCGCTCCGTGACCTCAAAAAGGCGACCGAGCATATCGGCCTCAGCGACGAGGTGATCGTAGAGGAAGGCGGCACCAGCGACGTGCGCGATCTCATCCGCGCATTCAACGACATGCAGAAACGCATCCACCGGCTGATAACGGAACGCACCGAAACGCTGGCGGCGGTCGGCCACGACCTGCGCACCCCGCTTTCCCGGTTGCAGCTGCGTCTTGAAGCGATAGACGATGCCGAGGCCAGGGACGCGATGAGCGGGGATCTGGCCGAGATGGAGGCGATGATCGATTCCCTGCTGGCCTTCCTGGGCGGTGAGAAGAACGGCGAACCCCTGGTCCGCACTGACATTGCCGTGACCGTAGCGACGGTCGTCGATGCCTTTCAGGATCAGGATGCGGACGTCACCTATGATGGCCCGGATCATCTGGAAATAAATGCCCATCCGATGCTGCTTCGTCGCGCAATCATCAACCTTGTCGAAAACGCTCTGCATTATGGCCACCGCGCGGAGGTCAGCGTCGAGCGGCGGAGTGACGAGGTGCTCATCCGTGTCGATGATGACGGACCGGGTATTCCTGAAGACAAGCTGGAAGAAGTGTTGCGGCCTTTCGCGCGACTGGATCAGGCGCGGCAGCGGAACACGCGCGGACTGGGCCTGGGCCTGGCCATCGTCGCCAAGGCGGTGGACCAGGAGGACGGGACTTTGACGCTGTCCAACCGGCCGGAGGGCGGATTGCGCGTCGAAATCCGATTGCCACAGCCCGCCGCGCCCGAAAAAAGGCGCTGA
- the epsC gene encoding serine O-acetyltransferase EpsC, translated as MTADGEGEDQVLDGYWDIGRLVSDLGAVRGRWRQAQQHHAEYGAEGFPSRASLMKITHALCSALFPLRLGPNTIRVHNEDAFVAETLQTALSRLYRQIRLELLYAMHDRAPAEIDAEAARIIGAFAESLPGVRELLDSDVEAAFLGDPAARSMDEVLICYPSMLAIIHHRLAHRLYDLGAPLVARITSEIAHSQTGIDIHPGARIGHSFFIDHGTGVVIGETAIVGDRVRLYQGVTLGARSFPADEKGALEKALPRHPIIEDDVVIYAGATILGRIIIGSRSVIGGNVWLTDSVPADSNVRQAKAQYEVTSRVEVSAPHRVHGLRDGFAENI; from the coding sequence ATGACCGCAGACGGCGAAGGCGAAGATCAGGTTCTGGACGGCTATTGGGATATTGGCCGGCTGGTGAGTGATCTGGGCGCGGTGCGCGGCCGTTGGCGGCAGGCGCAGCAGCATCACGCTGAATATGGCGCGGAAGGATTCCCTTCACGAGCCAGCCTCATGAAGATTACGCATGCCCTATGCAGCGCGCTGTTTCCGCTTCGCCTCGGCCCCAATACTATTCGCGTTCATAATGAAGATGCGTTCGTGGCCGAGACCCTTCAGACCGCGCTCAGCCGGCTTTACCGCCAGATCCGCCTTGAACTGCTTTACGCCATGCATGATCGCGCACCGGCTGAAATCGACGCGGAAGCGGCGCGCATCATCGGCGCTTTCGCCGAAAGCCTGCCCGGAGTACGCGAACTGCTCGACAGCGATGTGGAGGCCGCATTCCTGGGTGATCCAGCCGCCCGCAGCATGGACGAGGTGCTGATCTGCTATCCCTCGATGCTGGCGATCATCCACCACCGGCTGGCCCACCGGCTCTATGATCTGGGCGCGCCGCTGGTCGCGCGGATCACTTCCGAAATCGCTCATTCGCAGACCGGGATCGACATCCACCCCGGCGCGCGGATCGGCCACAGTTTCTTCATCGATCATGGGACGGGCGTCGTCATCGGCGAAACGGCGATCGTGGGGGACAGGGTGCGGCTGTATCAGGGGGTGACGCTGGGCGCGCGCAGCTTCCCCGCCGATGAGAAAGGGGCGCTTGAAAAGGCGCTGCCCCGCCACCCGATCATTGAGGATGACGTCGTCATCTATGCAGGCGCCACCATATTGGGGCGCATCATCATCGGCAGCCGCTCGGTGATCGGCGGCAATGTCTGGCTGACTGACAGCGTGCCTGCCGACAGCAATGTGCGCCAGGCAAAGGCGCAATATGAAGTGACGAGCCGTGTGGAAGTCTCCGCGCCGCACAGGGTTCACGGCCTGCGCGACGGCTTTGCGGAGAATATTTGA
- a CDS encoding carbonic anhydrase translates to MNELIGRVFSFETKVFPNESALYNQLASDGQSPKALMISCADSRIVPEHIMQAQPGDLFVCRNAGNIVPPHATQNGGVTSTVEYAVMVLGVRDIIVCGHSDCGAMKALSTNADLTNMPNVAAWLRHSHAAQKVCRESYPDDLSDAEKLRNMALENVVTQLAHLRTHPSVASGIARGEIALHGWYVDIHAGQVLGLDGETGRFLPLREGQPMPIALPHGRRLAAEAIYAQAAE, encoded by the coding sequence ATGAACGAGCTTATTGGTCGCGTGTTCAGCTTCGAGACGAAAGTCTTCCCGAACGAGAGCGCGCTCTACAATCAGCTGGCCAGCGATGGCCAGAGCCCCAAGGCGCTGATGATTTCCTGCGCCGATTCCCGCATCGTGCCGGAACATATCATGCAGGCGCAGCCGGGTGACCTGTTCGTCTGCCGCAATGCTGGCAACATCGTGCCGCCCCATGCCACCCAGAATGGCGGCGTCACCTCGACCGTTGAATATGCGGTCATGGTGCTGGGCGTGCGTGACATCATCGTGTGCGGCCACAGCGACTGTGGCGCGATGAAGGCACTGTCCACCAATGCCGACCTGACCAACATGCCAAATGTTGCTGCCTGGTTACGGCACAGCCATGCGGCGCAGAAAGTCTGCCGCGAAAGCTATCCCGATGACCTCAGCGACGCGGAAAAGCTCCGCAATATGGCGCTGGAAAATGTCGTCACGCAGCTTGCGCACCTCCGCACGCATCCGTCGGTCGCGTCGGGCATCGCTCGCGGCGAAATCGCGCTGCATGGCTGGTATGTGGACATCCACGCTGGTCAGGTGCTGGGCCTCGACGGCGAAACCGGCCGCTTCCTGCCGCTCAGGGAAGGCCAGCCCATGCCGATCGCGCTGCCCCATGGCCGCCGTCTCGCTGCGGAAGCCATTTACGCGCAGGCGGCGGAGTAA
- a CDS encoding response regulator transcription factor: MSRPLILIAEEQQDLRHQLREYLEQSGFRAVAAGSASEIWNAITTMPVGALVLDTALRGPDGMDLCRDVRERSDVPIILISTNSSEVDRVVGLELGADDYMTKPLSNRELAARLRAVLRRSRNERAIGLRSRSEARFDGWRVDFARCEVIDQQGESVALTAAEFSLLAVLLEHSQTVIARARLMELAGVRDAPSSDRSIDVLVSRLRRKLSRGGRPAPIVTVRGAGYMLSASVERH, from the coding sequence ATTGATCCTGATTGCCGAGGAACAGCAGGATTTGCGCCATCAGCTGCGCGAATATCTGGAACAGAGCGGCTTTCGCGCCGTGGCCGCCGGATCGGCGTCGGAAATATGGAATGCGATAACGACGATGCCGGTCGGCGCCTTGGTGCTCGACACCGCGTTGCGCGGCCCGGACGGCATGGACCTGTGCCGTGATGTGCGCGAGCGGAGCGATGTGCCCATCATCCTCATCAGCACCAACAGCAGCGAGGTTGATCGAGTCGTGGGCCTGGAACTGGGCGCGGACGACTATATGACCAAGCCGCTTTCCAATCGCGAACTGGCCGCCCGGCTGCGCGCGGTGTTAAGGCGCAGCAGAAACGAGCGCGCAATCGGCCTGCGTTCGCGCAGCGAAGCGCGTTTCGACGGCTGGCGCGTCGATTTCGCCCGTTGTGAGGTGATCGATCAGCAGGGCGAGTCGGTCGCACTGACCGCCGCGGAATTTTCCTTGCTGGCGGTATTGCTGGAGCATTCCCAGACAGTCATCGCGCGCGCGCGTCTCATGGAATTGGCGGGCGTACGCGACGCGCCATCGTCGGATCGCAGTATCGATGTGCTCGTCAGCAGGCTTCGGCGAAAGTTGAGCCGGGGCGGGCGGCCGGCGCCTATCGTCACGGTCCGCGGCGCCGGTTATATGCTGAGCGCGTCCGTCGAACGCCACTGA
- a CDS encoding alkaline phosphatase family protein, with protein sequence MLKKAIAALLLAAPLPALAQPAASTAPAAAQPRLIIAISVDQFSADLFNEYRPFYSGGLKRLSEGAVFPRGYQSHAATETCPGHSTILTGSRPSRTGIIANSWMDLKTDRSDKTIYCAEDEGQPGSSSSNYVASPVHLRVPTLGQRMKAANPAARVVSIAGKDRAAIMMAGAKADQVWWLSSRGYVSYADIPTPPLVERVNQIFVQRLAAPNPGFDLPPQCAAKDIAVSAGPGKTVGTGRFARGAGNFNAFRTSPEQDALTLAFAAAAIGSMGLGKQAQTDILSIGLSATDLIGHAYGNEGTESCIQIDRIDRELGAFFDQLDRQEIDYVVVLTADHGGHDLPERHRQNAMPMEQRVDRALMPRALSEAVTAKTGIGGKDLVRGDGPSGDLYFSLDLTHAQRARVETATLALLRAHPQVEAVFTKTQIAAAPSPSGPPENWSLLEKARASFDPERSGDLMLLLKSHVTPIADPAHGYVATHGSPWDGDRRVPILFWRKGMRHFEQPLAVETVDIMPTLAALIDLPVPRDEIDGRCLDLIAGEGDSCRGN encoded by the coding sequence ATGTTGAAGAAGGCGATCGCCGCCCTGCTGCTGGCAGCGCCGCTGCCCGCGCTCGCCCAACCTGCGGCCAGTACCGCCCCGGCGGCCGCGCAACCCCGGCTGATCATCGCCATTTCGGTCGACCAGTTTTCCGCGGACCTGTTCAACGAATATCGCCCCTTTTACAGCGGCGGCCTGAAGCGCCTGAGCGAGGGCGCAGTGTTCCCGCGCGGCTATCAAAGCCACGCCGCGACCGAAACATGCCCCGGTCACAGCACCATCCTGACCGGCAGCCGCCCTTCGCGCACCGGCATCATCGCCAATAGCTGGATGGATCTGAAGACGGACCGCTCCGACAAGACGATCTACTGTGCCGAAGATGAAGGCCAGCCGGGCAGCAGCAGTTCCAACTATGTCGCCTCTCCCGTGCATCTGCGCGTCCCGACGCTGGGGCAGCGCATGAAGGCGGCCAATCCGGCGGCGCGCGTGGTATCCATCGCGGGCAAGGACCGCGCGGCGATCATGATGGCCGGGGCCAAGGCGGACCAGGTCTGGTGGCTAAGCTCCAGGGGCTATGTCAGCTATGCCGACATTCCCACGCCCCCGCTGGTGGAGCGGGTGAACCAGATTTTCGTGCAGCGGCTGGCCGCGCCCAATCCCGGCTTTGACCTGCCGCCGCAATGCGCGGCCAAGGATATTGCCGTCAGTGCCGGGCCGGGCAAGACAGTCGGCACCGGTCGCTTTGCGCGGGGGGCTGGCAATTTCAACGCCTTCCGCACATCGCCGGAGCAGGACGCGCTGACGCTGGCCTTTGCCGCAGCCGCCATCGGAAGCATGGGATTGGGCAAGCAGGCGCAGACGGACATCCTTTCCATCGGGCTGTCCGCCACGGATCTGATCGGCCACGCCTATGGCAATGAAGGCACGGAAAGCTGCATCCAGATCGATCGGATCGACCGCGAACTGGGCGCCTTTTTCGATCAGCTGGACCGGCAGGAGATCGACTATGTCGTCGTGCTGACCGCCGATCATGGCGGCCACGACCTGCCCGAACGACATCGCCAGAACGCAATGCCGATGGAACAGCGGGTAGACCGGGCGCTGATGCCGCGCGCCTTGTCCGAAGCGGTTACCGCAAAGACCGGCATCGGCGGCAAGGATCTGGTCCGGGGCGATGGCCCATCGGGCGATCTGTATTTCAGCCTCGACCTGACCCACGCCCAGCGCGCCAGGGTCGAAACGGCCACGCTGGCGCTGCTGCGGGCGCATCCCCAGGTCGAAGCCGTGTTTACCAAGACCCAGATCGCGGCCGCGCCCTCCCCTTCCGGTCCGCCCGAGAACTGGTCCCTGCTGGAAAAAGCCCGCGCCAGCTTCGACCCTGAACGGTCCGGCGACCTTATGCTGCTGCTGAAATCCCATGTCACGCCAATCGCCGATCCGGCCCATGGTTATGTTGCGACCCATGGGTCGCCATGGGACGGGGATCGCCGGGTTCCGATCCTCTTCTGGCGCAAGGGCATGCGCCATTTTGAACAGCCGCTGGCGGTGGAAACGGTGGACATCATGCCGACGCTGGCCGCGCTCATTGACCTGCCGGTGCCCCGCGACGAGATTGACGGGCGATGCCTGGACCTGATTGCCGGGGAAGGCGACAGTTGCAGAGGGAATTAG
- a CDS encoding TorF family putative porin → MKYQIACAALALMSSAPAFAQEEAEGPVTVSGSVALVSDYRFRGVSQTDKGMAIQGGITATHESGLYAGTWGSNLGGWGRFGGANMELDLFAGYAVPLGGATLDVGLTWYMYPSGADTTDFAEPYVKLSSQLGPVKGLLGVAYAPKQEALGNWCSDAACTIANPGDKEDNLYIWGDISGSVPGTPVSLKAHLGYSAGNPGLGPNGTSIAPTGKYLDWMVGADVAIPGTPLTAGIAYVDTDIARVEENYIRPNFMVNDGKDFGKSIARGQVVFSLTAAF, encoded by the coding sequence ATGAAATATCAAATCGCCTGTGCTGCCCTCGCCCTGATGTCGAGCGCGCCGGCATTTGCCCAGGAAGAAGCCGAAGGTCCCGTCACCGTGTCGGGTAGCGTCGCGCTGGTTTCTGACTATCGCTTCCGCGGCGTTTCGCAGACCGACAAGGGCATGGCCATTCAGGGCGGCATCACCGCCACGCATGAAAGCGGCCTCTATGCAGGCACCTGGGGTTCGAACCTCGGCGGTTGGGGCCGTTTCGGCGGCGCCAACATGGAACTCGACCTGTTCGCCGGTTACGCCGTTCCTCTGGGCGGCGCGACGCTGGACGTCGGCCTGACCTGGTACATGTACCCGTCGGGTGCGGACACCACCGACTTCGCTGAACCCTATGTGAAGCTGTCGAGCCAGCTCGGTCCGGTCAAGGGCCTGCTCGGTGTTGCCTATGCTCCCAAGCAGGAAGCGCTGGGTAACTGGTGCAGCGACGCAGCTTGCACGATCGCCAACCCGGGTGACAAGGAAGACAATCTGTACATCTGGGGCGACATCAGCGGTTCGGTGCCCGGCACGCCCGTCTCGCTGAAGGCTCACCTGGGTTATTCGGCCGGCAACCCCGGCCTCGGCCCGAACGGCACATCGATTGCGCCGACCGGAAAGTATCTCGACTGGATGGTGGGCGCCGACGTCGCCATCCCCGGCACGCCGCTGACCGCGGGCATCGCCTATGTCGACACCGACATCGCGCGCGTCGAGGAAAACTACATCCGTCCAAACTTCATGGTCAATGACGGCAAGGACTTCGGCAAGTCGATTGCTCGCGGCCAGGTCGTGTTCTCGCTGACCGCAGCGTTCTGA
- a CDS encoding protein-disulfide reductase DsbD family protein, with protein sequence MRIFHVLLMTLALFFEPAVYAQGAFGTGAPHIAAQLVAESATPAPGRTTSIAFAMTPESGWHGYWQNPGDAGLGMTVKWVLPKGVGIGQLRYPVPETLLISGLMNHVYEGPYAILAPLTVAPDVAVGTRLPISGRAEWLACTDKICVPESAEISLDLVAGDGAVTAAALARFDGWRAHLPRPLGSRASYAVVDGKLRLSVPFPADAAAADVHLFPLEEGLARYAAPQTVSRQGDRLLIETDAAQPMKGGAVQAVLRTGDHVGFLLTAAPGAVDAPASGQLSATLIALGGAILGGLLLNIMPCVFPILGLKALKLARAGGDERSVRREALAYAAGVILTCLALGALLLAVRAAGVAVGWAFQLQDPRVILLLLLLVTAVAFNLAGLFELSAFGGGEKLAGKAGVAGAFWTGALVAFVATPCTGPFMGTAMGAALVLPVAAGLALFAGLGFGLALPFLLLAYIPSLRTRLPRPGPWMATFQKILSVPMFLTAVGLLWLLGQQRGVPAMSIGLATALLLALLLWWLGVRQHRGKRGGRIVGLLSLLLLGAGVALLPARAASVAQAQDGETPFDEARLASLRGAGKPVFLYFTADWCLTCKANEASAIDRAQTRDAFAKAGVTVMVGDWTNADPAITRFLEAQGRSGVPLYLWYAPGQPPQTLPQLLTVSTLTALVR encoded by the coding sequence ATGCGGATTTTCCATGTCCTTCTGATGACGCTGGCGCTCTTTTTCGAGCCTGCTGTCTATGCGCAGGGCGCGTTCGGGACCGGCGCGCCGCATATCGCCGCGCAACTGGTGGCTGAAAGCGCCACGCCCGCGCCGGGCCGCACCACCAGCATCGCCTTTGCCATGACACCGGAATCGGGCTGGCACGGCTATTGGCAAAATCCTGGCGACGCGGGGCTGGGCATGACCGTCAAATGGGTGCTGCCCAAGGGCGTCGGCATAGGGCAACTGCGCTATCCAGTGCCCGAAACGCTTCTGATTTCCGGCCTGATGAACCATGTCTATGAAGGTCCCTATGCCATCCTGGCGCCGCTGACCGTCGCGCCGGATGTGGCCGTCGGGACGCGCCTGCCCATAAGCGGGCGTGCGGAGTGGCTCGCCTGCACCGACAAGATCTGCGTGCCGGAAAGCGCGGAAATCTCGCTGGATCTCGTCGCTGGCGATGGCGCGGTGACCGCCGCCGCGCTGGCGCGCTTCGATGGCTGGCGCGCCCATCTGCCACGGCCTCTGGGTAGCCGGGCGAGCTATGCGGTTGTTGACGGCAAGTTGCGGCTGTCGGTTCCGTTTCCGGCGGATGCGGCGGCGGCCGATGTCCATCTTTTCCCGCTCGAAGAGGGTTTGGCCCGCTACGCCGCGCCCCAGACCGTCAGCCGCCAAGGCGATCGCCTGCTCATCGAGACCGATGCGGCCCAGCCCATGAAGGGCGGCGCGGTGCAGGCGGTGTTGCGCACCGGCGATCATGTCGGCTTTCTGCTTACGGCCGCTCCCGGCGCTGTGGATGCGCCTGCATCCGGCCAACTGTCCGCCACCTTGATCGCGCTGGGCGGTGCGATTCTCGGCGGCCTGCTGCTCAACATCATGCCTTGCGTTTTTCCGATCCTGGGGCTGAAGGCGCTCAAGCTCGCGCGTGCGGGCGGCGATGAACGCAGCGTGCGGCGGGAGGCGCTTGCCTATGCCGCGGGGGTCATCCTCACCTGTCTCGCCTTGGGCGCCTTGCTGCTGGCGGTCAGGGCCGCGGGGGTCGCGGTCGGCTGGGCCTTCCAGTTGCAGGACCCGCGCGTCATCCTCTTGCTGCTGCTGCTGGTCACAGCCGTCGCCTTCAACCTTGCCGGGCTATTCGAACTCAGCGCCTTTGGCGGCGGCGAAAAGCTGGCGGGCAAGGCGGGTGTTGCGGGTGCATTCTGGACAGGCGCGCTGGTCGCCTTCGTCGCGACGCCCTGCACTGGCCCCTTCATGGGCACGGCGATGGGGGCGGCGTTGGTACTGCCGGTCGCTGCCGGGCTGGCGCTATTCGCAGGGCTGGGCTTCGGCCTTGCGCTCCCCTTCCTCCTGCTCGCCTATATCCCCTCTCTGCGCACCCGGCTGCCGCGCCCCGGCCCCTGGATGGCGACGTTTCAGAAGATTCTTTCCGTGCCGATGTTCCTCACGGCGGTCGGGCTGCTTTGGCTGCTCGGCCAGCAGCGCGGGGTCCCGGCGATGAGCATCGGCCTCGCCACGGCGCTGCTGCTGGCATTGCTGCTCTGGTGGCTGGGGGTACGCCAGCATCGGGGCAAGCGCGGCGGCCGCATCGTCGGTCTGCTCTCGCTGTTGCTGCTGGGCGCGGGGGTGGCCCTGTTGCCCGCTCGCGCCGCCAGCGTGGCGCAGGCGCAGGATGGGGAAACGCCGTTCGACGAGGCCCGGCTCGCCAGCCTGCGTGGTGCGGGAAAGCCGGTCTTCCTCTATTTCACCGCCGACTGGTGCCTGACCTGCAAGGCGAACGAAGCATCCGCCATCGACCGTGCCCAAACGCGCGACGCCTTTGCAAAGGCTGGCGTGACAGTGATGGTAGGCGACTGGACCAATGCCGATCCCGCGATCACCCGTTTCCTTGAGGCGCAGGGCCGTTCGGGCGTTCCGCTCTATCTCTGGTACGCGCCCGGACAGCCGCCGCAGACATTGCCGCAGCTATTGACCGTCTCCACCCTCACGGCCTTGGTGCGCTGA
- a CDS encoding SulP family inorganic anion transporter → MLKALSGGTFSRDLTASIVVFLVAMPLCMGIAVASGVPPEKGLITGIIGGIVVGMLAGSPLQVSGPAAGLAVIVFEIVREQGLSALGPILILAGAIQVVAGLMRVGGWFRAISPAVVHGMLAGIGVLIVVGQFHVLFDDKPLSSGLANLIAMPGQLFGLSNQDAATAFAIGLVTIGGMLGWEKFRPAALKLLPGALVGVVLATLVAFVLGLPVARVVVPESIVAAVSLPEQGLLQQLMNPAILTTAVAIAFIASAETLLSAAAVDRMHDGVRTNYNRELSAQGVGNLLCGFAGALPMTGVIVRSSANVQAGAKTRMSAILHGFWILGFVALLPWLLREIPMAALAGILVVTGVRLVSVDHVKHLLHRYGPLPAVVWAATLIMVVTTDLLTGVLVGIGLSLLELLPHARRLGLRLDEDHSDDAHEVALHGTATFLTLPKLSARLEAVPAERSVILNVERLLHIDHTCAEMVREWIDRRRGTGATVELSGATGRLRNLAA, encoded by the coding sequence ATGTTGAAAGCTCTTTCCGGCGGCACGTTCAGCCGCGACCTGACTGCCTCCATCGTCGTGTTCCTGGTGGCGATGCCTCTTTGCATGGGCATCGCCGTCGCGTCCGGCGTGCCGCCGGAAAAGGGACTGATCACCGGCATCATCGGCGGCATCGTCGTTGGCATGCTGGCCGGTTCGCCGCTGCAGGTCAGCGGCCCGGCGGCGGGCCTTGCCGTCATCGTCTTTGAAATCGTGCGGGAACAGGGGCTTTCCGCCCTCGGTCCGATCCTGATCCTGGCCGGCGCGATTCAGGTCGTTGCGGGCCTGATGAGGGTCGGCGGCTGGTTCCGCGCCATTTCGCCTGCTGTCGTCCATGGCATGCTCGCCGGCATCGGTGTACTGATCGTGGTCGGGCAGTTCCATGTGTTGTTCGATGACAAGCCGTTGTCCAGCGGTCTGGCCAACCTGATCGCGATGCCGGGCCAGCTTTTCGGCCTCAGTAATCAGGACGCCGCGACCGCTTTCGCCATAGGTCTCGTCACCATCGGCGGCATGCTGGGTTGGGAAAAATTCCGGCCTGCAGCCTTGAAGCTGTTGCCTGGCGCGCTCGTGGGCGTGGTGCTGGCGACGCTCGTGGCCTTTGTCCTCGGACTGCCGGTGGCGCGCGTCGTCGTGCCGGAATCCATCGTCGCGGCCGTGTCGCTGCCCGAACAGGGGCTGCTCCAGCAGTTGATGAACCCGGCCATTCTGACAACGGCAGTCGCCATCGCTTTCATCGCCAGCGCTGAAACGCTGCTGTCGGCGGCGGCGGTCGATCGGATGCATGACGGCGTGCGCACCAACTATAATCGCGAATTGAGCGCGCAGGGCGTGGGCAACCTGCTTTGCGGCTTTGCAGGCGCGCTGCCGATGACCGGCGTGATCGTCCGCAGTTCCGCAAACGTCCAGGCGGGCGCAAAGACGCGTATGTCCGCAATCCTGCACGGCTTCTGGATCTTGGGCTTTGTCGCTCTGCTTCCCTGGTTGCTGCGGGAAATCCCGATGGCCGCTCTGGCGGGCATATTGGTCGTGACTGGCGTGCGGCTGGTCAGCGTGGACCATGTGAAGCACCTGCTGCATCGCTACGGCCCGCTTCCGGCGGTCGTGTGGGCAGCGACGTTGATCATGGTCGTCACCACCGATCTGCTGACCGGCGTGCTGGTGGGCATCGGCCTGTCATTGCTCGAACTTCTCCCCCATGCGCGCCGCCTGGGTCTGCGCCTGGACGAAGATCATAGCGATGACGCGCATGAGGTCGCGCTGCATGGCACCGCTACCTTCCTGACCCTGCCCAAATTGTCGGCCAGGCTGGAAGCGGTTCCCGCTGAACGCTCGGTCATCCTGAATGTCGAGCGTCTGCTGCACATCGATCATACATGCGCCGAGATGGTGCGAGAGTGGATCGACCGCAGGCGCGGCACGGGCGCAACCGTCGAGCTGTCGGGCGCAACCGGACGACTTCGCAACCTCGCCGCCTGA